In the genome of Pediococcus claussenii ATCC BAA-344, one region contains:
- a CDS encoding energy-coupling factor transporter ATPase has protein sequence MTDNIIEVKNLTYKYSDEDENPALNNVSLKVRRGSWTAIVGHNGSGKSTLARSIDGLMEFKQGEINVDGIVLSDTTVWEVRNRIGMIFQNPDNQFVGATVEDDVAFGLENKGVDHEQMHNIVNNVLERVGMGDFKARQPDQLSGGQKQRVAIAGVLAINPKVIILDEATSMLDPEGRQDILQLVRDIKKNSDVTVISITHDIDEAMLADDVIVLNNGNFLRQGKPTEVFKDDKLIKQTGLELPFTSELWHMLKTHDISLKSEAEFDTVEMGEELWQLISEK, from the coding sequence ATGACAGATAATATTATCGAGGTTAAAAATCTTACTTATAAGTATAGTGATGAGGATGAGAATCCGGCATTAAATAATGTGTCTTTAAAAGTAAGGCGTGGTTCTTGGACAGCCATTGTTGGACATAACGGTAGTGGGAAAAGTACTCTGGCACGTAGCATTGATGGGCTCATGGAATTTAAACAAGGAGAAATCAATGTCGATGGTATTGTTCTTTCGGATACAACAGTTTGGGAAGTAAGAAATCGAATCGGCATGATCTTTCAAAATCCAGATAACCAATTTGTTGGTGCAACTGTGGAAGACGATGTTGCTTTTGGCTTGGAAAACAAAGGTGTTGACCATGAACAAATGCATAATATTGTCAATAACGTTCTAGAGAGGGTTGGAATGGGTGACTTTAAGGCTCGACAACCTGATCAGCTTTCTGGAGGACAAAAGCAGAGAGTAGCGATCGCTGGTGTACTTGCTATTAATCCAAAGGTGATTATTTTGGACGAGGCTACAAGTATGTTAGATCCAGAAGGAAGACAGGATATTCTTCAACTTGTTAGAGATATAAAAAAGAATTCCGACGTTACGGTGATTTCTATTACGCATGATATTGATGAGGCGATGCTAGCTGATGATGTGATCGTATTAAATAATGGAAATTTCTTAAGGCAGGGGAAACCTACTGAAGTTTTTAAGGACGATAAGTTAATCAAACAAACTGGTTTAGAATTGCCTTTTACCTCTGAACTATGGCATATGCTAAAAACACACGATATATCACTTAAGTCCGAGGCGGAATTTGATACAGTTGAGATGGGGGAAGAACTATGGCAATTGATTTCAGAGAAGTAA